A stretch of the Takifugu flavidus isolate HTHZ2018 chromosome 1, ASM371156v2, whole genome shotgun sequence genome encodes the following:
- the LOC130523706 gene encoding transient receptor potential cation channel subfamily M member 4-like — MRETGQESGGGGGDQIQKSEKDQSWIPKIIKKRICTTFVEDSFSNGGLCQCGGARDAHASVALGDYFGAAIINHWDSAQHSSESPTDAFGELQFAGSSKRHSYFLRLSWDTPPSMVYILMTAHWGLPAPNLVVSVVGGEGRTKLKTWVREVIRQGLVKASQSTGAWIITPGLREGVGRCVGEAVRDHATAASSVSLNKVVALGIAPWGMVPNRQQLVNPQGSFPAKYYVQNTSRDSCCLDNNYQAFLLVDDGSVGRRGGETGFRAKLEDYISHQRTGIWGSGSINIPVLCMLVSGDATMLERVDLSLKTSMPWLVLAGSGGLADFLCDVLENMSSAPVVQSSSEGDGEAGPIVDLKDRLAERVKKHFPSESETDKLVEQALSIYQNRDFITIYHAEQEGPNDFDTVLLKALVGASKQRVSIEASPYNEELKLAVTWNRVDIAKSELFNGDIQWRYEDLEDSMTDALINNKPQFVRLFAENGLNILDYLTYGRLETLYQSVPDGTLLYHLLQRRLVERMGTTAFVRTPSAAQDSASKVTAEDMQSGPGADITLFEVAGVLELLMGDVCQLFYYDALGLERVASKRRALRNASKLLRSDCLYRETRCLFPWASLFIWAVLQNRSEMASFFWEMAGEPVLSALCGCKMLREISKLELETETKLSMKELAQKFENLAHDVFSTCYRSDESRSFTLLIRKSPVWGGTTCLQMGMSADARLFFSHDGVQGLLSQIWWGDMKRNTEVWKHLLTFFCPILCYTNLISFRKEEEQQKQEKSNEDGVGRDTDSLYGATVFSFSDIKHIEAEAHPHSPKLGSIKGMSQRPPKRPFIVSRWRQFWFAPVTSFLGNVLMYFLFLLLFAYVLLVDFKPPPPSGPAVSEYVLYFWVFTIVCEEIRETLFVGMMTWRQRFRVYIQDVWNKCDLIAIALFIIGLSCRMFTWSYEFGRNILCVDYMVFTLRLIHIFAIHKQLGPKIIIVGKMMKDVFFFLFFLGVWLMAYGVANQALLYSYDPRLDRIFRRVFYRPYLHIFGQIPVEEMDVGKAWDMECTENVTMIQNGSEPCRVYYSNWLVVILLVVYLLVTNILLINLLIAMFSHTFTEVQANSDIYWKFQRYNLIVQYHSRPSLAPPFIILSHINLFIKRNIRKVPSIKIHHFVLELRGKAANRLMTWETIQKEDFLTTQNKIQKSSDSERLKRMSVKMDGVVKHLSESRDLEHRLRALENEMEYCSNALSWIVDTLAQGSTFKPPRPPPTLRDAFPSSSCA; from the exons ATGAGAGAGACGGGACAAGAAAGTGGAGGGGGCGGCGGGGACCAGATCCAAAAATCTGAGAAGGACCAG AGCTGGATCCCCAAAATCATCAAGAAAAGGATTTGCACCACTTTTGTGGAAGACTCTTTCAG CAATGGCGGCCTGTGCCAGTGTGGGGGTGCAAGAGATGCCCACGCTTCGGTGGCTCTGGGAGACTATTTCGGCGCCGCCATCATTAACCACTGGGACAGCGCCCAGCACTCCTCGGAATCCCCGACGGATGCTTTTGGAGAGCTGCAATTTGCTGGCTCCAGCAAGAGACACAGCTAT TTCCTGCGGCTGTCCTGGGACACGCCTCCATCTATGGTTTACATCTTGATGACAGCCCACTGGGGGCTTCCTGCTCCTAACCTGGTGGTTTCGGTGGTGGGCGGAGAAGGCAGGACGAAGCTGAAGACGTGGGTACGGGAGGTCATCAGACAGGGACTAGTGAAAGCCTCCCAGAGCACAG GAGCATGGATTATCACACCGGGTTTGCGTGAAGGCGTTGGCAGGTGTGTGGGAGAGGCGGTGAGGGATCACGCCACCGCGGCCTCATCCGTCTCTCTAAACAAGGTGGTGGCGCTGGGCATCGCTCCTTGGGGGATGGTCCCAAACCGGCAGCAGCTGGTCAACCCTCAG GGCAGCTTTCCTGCTAAATACTACGTCCAGAACACGTCGCGAGATTCCTGCTGCTTGGATAACAACTACCAGGCCTTCCTGCTGGTGGATGATGGGAGTGTCGGccgcagaggaggagaaacgggcTTCAGGGCCAAACTGGAGGACTACATCTCCCATCAGCGCACGGGCATCTGGG GCAGTGGCAGCATCAACATCCCCGTCCTTTGCATGCTGGTATCAGGAGACGCCACCATGCTGGAG AGAGTGGATCTTTCCCTGAAAACCTCCATGCCCTGGCTGGTGCTGGCTGGCTCAGGAGGCTTGGCGGACTTCCTCTGTGACGTTCTAGAGAACATGTCCTCCGCCCCAGTGGTCCAGTCCTCTAGCGAAGGAGACGGTGAGGCGGGTCCCATTGTGGATCTAAAAGACAGACTGGCAGAGCGGGTTAAAAAACACTTCCCCTCTGAATCAGAGACGGACAAACTTGTTGAACAG GCCTTGAGCATCTATCAAAACAGGGACTTTATTACCATCTACCATGCGGAGCAAGAAGGCCCCAATGACTTTGATACAGTCCTGCTTAAAGCATTAGTGGGAG CCAGTAAGCAGCGCGTCTCCATTGAGGCCAGCCCTTACAACGAAGAGCTGAAGCTTGCGGTCACATGGAACAGAGTGGACATTGCCAAGAGTGAACTATTCAATGGAGACATCCAGTGGAGG TACGAAGACCTGGAAGATTCTATGACAGACGCCCTGATTAACAACAAGCCGCAGTTCGTGCGCCTTTTTGCCGAAAATGGCCTCAACATCCTGGACTACCTGACATATGGCAGGTTGGAAACCCTCTACCAATCAGTGCCTGATGGCACTTTGCTCTACCATCTACTCCAGCGCCGCCTAGTGGAGCGCATGGGAACTACCGCCTTCGTGCGCACACCTTCAGCTGCGCAGGACTCTGCCTCCAAAGTGACGGCAGAGGATATGCAGAGTGGCCCAGGGGCAGATATAACCCTGTTTGAG GTTGCAGGGGTCCTGGAGCTGTTGATGGGTGATGTTTGTCAGCTATTCTACTACGATGCTTTGGGCTTAGAGCGGGTAGCATCCAAGAGAAGAGCTCTCAGG AATGCCAGTAAGCTGCTTCGCAGTGACTGCTTATATCGAGAAACGCGCTGCTTATTTCCCTGGGCTTCACTCTTCATTTGGGCTGTCCTGCAGAACAGGAGCGAGATGGCCTCATTTTTCTGGGAAATG GCAGGAGAGCCGGTGCTGAGCGCCCTGTGTGGCTGCAAAATGCTGAGGGAAATTTCAAAGCTGGAGTTGGAGACTGAAACCAAATTGTCCATGAAAGAACTGGCCCAAAAGTTTGAGAACCTGGCACACG ACGTCTTCAGTACGTGTTACCGGAGCGACGAGAGCCGCTCCTTCACCCTGCTGATCCGGAAGTCTCCCGTTTGGGGCGGCACCACCTGCCTCCAGATGGGCATGAGCGCTGATGCGCGGCTTTTCTTCAGCCACGATGGGGTGCAG GGTCTGCTGTCACAGATCTGGTGGGGGGACATGAAAAGAAACACAGAGGTGTGGAAGCACCTGCTCACCTTCTTCTGCCCAATCCTCTGCTACACCAACCTCATCTCTTTCAG gaaagaagaggaacaaCAGAAGCAGGAAAAGTCCAACGAAGACGGAGTGGGCCGGGACACGGACAGCCTTTATGGCGCTACTGTCTTTTCCTTCTCAGACATCAAGCACAT TGAGGCTGAAGCACATCCACACTCTCCCAAGCTGGGATCCATTAAAG GGATGTCACAGAGACCGCCAAAGCGTCCATTCATAGTGTCACGATGgcgccagttttggtttgcaccTGTGACCTCATTTTTGGGCAACGTCCTGATgtatttcctcttcctcctgctgtttgccTACGTGCTGCTGGTGGACTTCAAGCCTCCCCCACCCTCCGGTCCGGCCGTCTCCGAGTATGTGCTGTATTTCTGGGTGTTCACCATCGTGTGCGAGGAGATCCGGGAG ACCCTCTTTGTGGGGATGATGACTTGGCGCCAGAGGTTTAGAGTTTACATTCAGGACGTGTGGAACAAGTGTGACCTCATTGCCATTGCATTGTTCATCATAGGACTAAGCTGCAG GATGTTTACATGGTCATACGAATTTGGTCGCAACATCCTCTGCGTGGATTACATGGTGTTCACCCTCCGTCTAATCCACATCTTTGCCATTCACAAACAGCTGGGGCCAAAAATCATCATTGTTGGGAAAATG ATGAAGgatgtcttcttcttcctcttcttcctcgggGTGTGGCTCATGGCGTATGGCGTAGCCAACCAGGCTCTGCTTTATTCCTACGACCCTCGCCTCGATCGCATCTTCCGGCGGGTTTTCTACCGGCCGTACCTGCACATCTTTGGGCAGATTCctgtggaggagatggatg TGGGGAAGGCGTGGGACATGGAGTGCACAGAAAACGTGACAATGATTCAGAATGGTTCGGAGCCCTGCAGGGTCTATTACAGTAACTGGCTGGTGGTCATTCTGCTGGTGGTTTATCTCCTGGTCACCAACATCCTCCTCATCAACCTGCTCATTGCCATGTTCAG TCACACCTTCACTGAAGTGCAGGCAAACAGCGACATCTACTGGAAGTTCCAGCGCTACAACCTAATTGTTCAGTACCACTCCCGTCCATCTCTGGCTCCTCCTTTTATCATCCTCTCTCACATAAATCTTTTTATCAAGCGAAACATCCGCAAGGTTCCTTCCATCAAGATCCACCATTTTG TGTTGGAGCTGAGAGGGAAAGCAGCGAACAGGTTGATGACATGGGAAACCATTCAGAAGGAGGACTTCCTGACCACGCAGAACAAGATCCAGAAAAGCAGCGATTCAGAGAGGCTGAAGCGGATGTCTGTTAA aatGGATGGTGTAGTAAAACATCTGTCAGAAAGCAGGGACCTCGAACACAGGCTGAGAGCACTGGAGAATGAG ATGGAGTACTGCTCAAATGCTCTGAGCTGGATTGTAGATACTTTGGCACAGGGCAGCACGTTCAaacctcctcgtcctccacccACATTAAGAG ATGCTTTCCCGTCTTCCTCCTGTGCTTGA